The region CGAAGATACCCCGATTCAACCGGTTTATGCTGAAGAATGTAAGGGCAGGGTGGAAGTATTTCCCGAGTATGAAGAAGGTCTTACTGATATTGAAGGTTTTTCGCATATAATTCTGCTCTACTGGCTGCACAAAGCTGGAGCGGCGAAGATGCTTGTAAAGCCATTCCTTGTGGATGAACAGCATGGTGTGTTTGCCACCCGATCACCATGTCGCCCCAATCCTATCGGATTGTCAATAGTTCGACTTATAAAAAGAGCTGGCCCCATCTTGACCATTGAGGGAGTGGATGTTCTTGATGGCACGCCAGTGCTGGATATCAAACCCTATTCGAGTCGTTTTGATTGTTTTCCTGATGCTCATAATGGCTGGCAGGAAGCGATCAGCTCAGAGGAAGCTAACAGAAGAGGAAAAAGGG is a window of Fibrobacter sp. DNA encoding:
- the tsaA gene encoding tRNA (N6-threonylcarbamoyladenosine(37)-N6)-methyltransferase TrmO — translated: MSMLYVKPIGFIRSEHKKAEDTPIQPVYAEECKGRVEVFPEYEEGLTDIEGFSHIILLYWLHKAGAAKMLVKPFLVDEQHGVFATRSPCRPNPIGLSIVRLIKRAGPILTIEGVDVLDGTPVLDIKPYSSRFDCFPDAHNGWQEAISSEEANRRGKRGYRGSGGKENVS